From Planctomycetota bacterium, the proteins below share one genomic window:
- the maf gene encoding septum formation protein Maf: protein MQIILASASERRRALLKRRIPAFRVIKPDVHEKFPESNISPYQYVCDLAVKKAESVAGKIKSGLVIGADTIVYSKGKFIGKPKNLNSAKKILRALSGTRHSVITGVCVINKKNNLALGGYSETVVYMKKLSPERMAELLKSYKHYDKAGGYAIQEQGDPYIKIIKGRVDNAVGLPLDLVCRLIKKASLCKN, encoded by the coding sequence ATGCAAATCATTTTAGCATCGGCATCTGAACGGCGTCGTGCCCTTCTTAAACGCAGGATTCCTGCCTTTCGCGTAATCAAACCTGATGTTCATGAAAAGTTTCCGGAGAGTAATATTTCGCCCTATCAATACGTATGCGATTTGGCCGTCAAAAAGGCAGAAAGCGTCGCGGGTAAGATAAAGAGCGGATTGGTAATCGGCGCGGATACAATCGTTTATTCAAAAGGCAAGTTTATCGGAAAGCCGAAAAACCTCAACTCCGCCAAAAAGATATTGCGCGCCCTTTCCGGAACAAGGCATTCGGTCATTACCGGCGTTTGCGTGATAAATAAAAAGAATAACCTCGCGCTGGGCGGGTATTCGGAAACCGTTGTCTATATGAAAAAACTGTCCCCTGAAAGGATGGCGGAACTCCTGAAATCCTATAAGCATTATGATAAAGCCGGCGGTTATGCCATACAGGAACAGGGCGACCCTTACATTAAAATCATCAAAGGCAGGGTGGACAATGCCGTCGGTCTGCCTTTGGATTTAGTATGCAGATTAATCAAGAAGGCGTCCTTATGCAAAAACTGA
- a CDS encoding SDR family oxidoreductase: MRLKDKVAIITGAGSGIGAASAVLFAQEGAKVAVVDLNHKGAEEVAKQIKAKGGKAIALKVNIASTDEVDKMAETVLKEFGTIDILVNNAGTNEFVPFPVLQEADVAKIMDINFMGAFRCVKAVLPTMTEKMYGKIINITSVMSVIAGKGQNAYNASKGALKMLTQGMAYDLASYNINVNAVGPGMTRTGLTKNLFANPDRVKWFEEKIPLGRLGTPEDMAPAILFLASDESSYITGQTIFVDGGMVATR; encoded by the coding sequence ATGAGATTAAAAGACAAAGTTGCCATTATTACAGGGGCGGGTTCCGGGATAGGCGCGGCATCAGCCGTTCTTTTTGCCCAGGAAGGGGCGAAAGTCGCGGTGGTGGACTTAAACCATAAAGGTGCCGAGGAAGTTGCCAAGCAAATAAAGGCAAAAGGCGGCAAAGCAATCGCACTCAAGGTAAATATCGCCAGCACGGATGAAGTCGATAAGATGGCTGAAACCGTTTTGAAAGAATTCGGCACTATAGATATTTTGGTGAACAACGCCGGCACGAATGAATTCGTCCCGTTCCCTGTCCTACAGGAAGCGGATGTCGCCAAGATAATGGATATTAATTTCATGGGCGCATTCAGGTGCGTCAAGGCGGTGCTTCCGACCATGACCGAGAAGATGTACGGAAAGATCATCAATATCACCTCGGTAATGTCGGTAATCGCCGGCAAGGGGCAGAACGCCTACAACGCCTCCAAGGGCGCTTTGAAGATGCTTACCCAGGGTATGGCTTATGACTTGGCGAGTTACAACATCAATGTAAATGCGGTCGGGCCGGGCATGACCAGAACCGGCTTGACAAAAAACCTCTTTGCCAACCCCGACCGGGTCAAGTGGTTTGAGGAAAAAATACCGCTGGGCAGGCTGGGGACACCGGAAGATATGGCTCCGGCAATACTTTTCCTGGCATCCGATGAATCGAGCTATATTACCGGGCAGACTATATTCGTCGACGGCGGAATGGTAGCAACCAGATAA
- a CDS encoding SCP2 sterol-binding domain-containing protein, producing the protein MATVQEVVNGLPGLFNTARAKGYNRQIQLNITGEGGGLWWLEIKNQVCTVNQGKLENAKLILEMEGKDFIDYFTGKVHPMELVRSKKMKFTGPMTEGIAFNAIWNIPVVPQ; encoded by the coding sequence ATGGCAACAGTGCAGGAAGTGGTAAACGGATTGCCGGGTTTATTCAACACGGCCCGCGCAAAAGGCTACAACAGGCAAATCCAGCTTAATATCACGGGTGAAGGCGGGGGACTCTGGTGGCTTGAGATAAAAAACCAGGTCTGCACCGTTAATCAGGGAAAACTGGAAAATGCCAAACTAATCCTGGAAATGGAAGGTAAAGATTTTATCGATTATTTTACGGGCAAAGTGCATCCTATGGAACTGGTCCGCTCCAAAAAGATGAAATTTACCGGTCCGATGACCGAAGGCATTGCCTTTAATGCCATCTGGAATATACCGGTTGTTCCACAATAG